The following proteins are co-located in the Granulicella pectinivorans genome:
- the uvrA gene encoding excinuclease ABC subunit UvrA: MGITHITVRGARQHNLKNVSVSIPRNTLTVVTGLSGSGKSSLAFDTIYAEGQRRYVETLSAYARQFLDQMERPDVDAIDGLSPAISIEQKTTSRSPRSTVGTITEIYDYLRLLYASVGQPHCPNCARPISRQSADQIVERIVQMAPGERITVFAPIVRGRKGEFREELEQLDQQGFRARIDGEMTELTDGMRLEKRKNHTIEAIVDRIILKPMPTTVPEDANAALAAAEGETARPKYDTRRLEASVAKALQMANGLVLIGIQNSSRELDETLYSSSMACPDCGINVPKLEPRSFSFNSTYGACPECHGLGSIYDFDPAKTITDWSRPLLDGAMGPGSGSQYLLRLIKLAAEKYKINLKVPFADLTKAQQDVLLYGPPRNEVGRTGFHGIFAYLRSNLEETKSEGYREYMMQYMSATTCPRCKGHRLRPESLAVTIPIADASPSIADFTGLSLERALKAARTMSFMGRDRIIADRLQREIIERLEFLVAVGLGYLSLDRSAATLSGGEGQRIRLATQIGSRLRGVLYVLDEPSIGLHQRDNIRLIRALEALRDLGNTVLVVEHDEDTMRRADYILDIGPGAGKNGGVIMADGTPAEIMANPNSVTGQYLAGKIEIVARANPRALSGNWLTVENAVSHNLQDVTAHFPLGVMTVITGVSGSGKSTLVNDILYRALAKELYGSREEPGKHGRVIGIDQLDKVIQIDQSPIGRTPRSNPATYTGVFTAIRDLFAMLPESRERGYKPGRFSFNVQGGRCEACQGEGQRRIEMNFLPDVYVLCEVCNGRRYNQETLSVKFKGLSIADILDLPIEDAVPILKDIPAVNVKLQTLVDVGLGYIHLGQSATTLSGGEAQRMKLARELSKRQTGRTLYLLDEPTTGLHFDDVRKLLEVLHRLTDLGNSVMIIEHNLDIIRNADYILDMGPEGGEGGGTVVAHGTPEQIATVAASYTGQFLKQHFESRPGAVAVVMGKGNAGPQPSTILAAADRDKSLKPKFVAPEKKTGRPTTTSGGNSVAKPEKVTKVSAKVSSASKKTAVKSVAKKAVKKARA; the protein is encoded by the coding sequence ATGGGCATTACACACATCACCGTTCGCGGCGCACGCCAGCACAACCTGAAGAACGTCTCGGTCTCGATTCCGCGGAACACGCTGACCGTGGTCACGGGGCTTTCGGGCTCGGGCAAGAGTTCGCTTGCCTTCGACACGATCTATGCCGAGGGGCAGAGGCGATACGTAGAGACACTTTCGGCGTATGCGCGGCAGTTTCTTGACCAAATGGAGAGGCCGGACGTCGATGCGATCGACGGGCTTTCGCCGGCGATATCAATCGAGCAGAAGACGACTTCGCGGAGTCCACGGTCGACGGTCGGGACGATCACCGAGATCTACGACTACCTGCGTTTGCTGTATGCGTCGGTGGGGCAGCCGCATTGTCCGAACTGTGCGAGGCCGATCTCACGGCAGTCGGCGGATCAGATCGTGGAGCGGATTGTGCAGATGGCTCCAGGCGAGCGGATCACCGTGTTTGCGCCGATCGTGCGGGGACGCAAGGGTGAGTTTCGCGAGGAGCTGGAGCAGCTCGACCAGCAGGGATTCCGGGCGCGCATCGATGGGGAGATGACGGAGCTGACGGATGGCATGCGGCTGGAGAAGCGCAAGAACCATACGATCGAGGCGATCGTCGACCGCATTATTTTGAAACCGATGCCGACGACTGTGCCGGAGGATGCGAACGCGGCTCTGGCTGCCGCGGAGGGCGAGACGGCGCGACCGAAGTATGACACGCGGCGGCTGGAGGCTTCGGTTGCGAAGGCCTTGCAGATGGCCAACGGGCTGGTGCTGATCGGGATTCAGAACTCGTCGCGGGAGCTGGATGAGACGCTGTACAGCTCTTCGATGGCTTGTCCCGACTGCGGGATCAATGTGCCGAAGCTGGAGCCGAGGAGCTTCTCCTTCAACTCGACGTATGGGGCTTGCCCTGAGTGCCATGGACTGGGATCGATCTATGACTTCGATCCGGCGAAGACGATCACGGACTGGTCGCGACCGCTGCTGGATGGGGCGATGGGGCCGGGGTCGGGATCGCAGTATCTGCTGCGGCTGATCAAGCTAGCAGCGGAGAAGTACAAGATCAATCTGAAGGTGCCGTTCGCGGACCTGACGAAGGCGCAGCAGGATGTGTTGCTGTATGGACCTCCGCGGAATGAAGTGGGGCGGACGGGGTTTCACGGGATCTTCGCTTACCTGCGCTCGAATCTGGAAGAGACGAAGTCCGAAGGCTATCGCGAGTACATGATGCAGTACATGTCGGCGACGACCTGCCCGCGGTGTAAGGGGCATCGGCTGCGGCCAGAGTCGCTGGCTGTGACGATTCCGATTGCGGACGCTTCGCCGTCGATTGCGGACTTTACGGGGCTGTCGCTGGAGCGCGCGCTGAAGGCTGCGCGGACGATGAGCTTCATGGGGCGGGACCGCATCATTGCGGACCGGCTGCAGCGGGAGATTATCGAGCGGCTGGAGTTTCTGGTCGCGGTTGGGTTGGGCTATCTCTCGCTGGATCGCTCGGCGGCTACGCTGTCGGGTGGCGAGGGGCAGAGGATTCGGTTGGCTACGCAGATTGGTTCTCGTCTGCGTGGGGTTTTGTATGTGCTGGATGAGCCTTCGATTGGGCTCCACCAGAGGGACAATATCCGCTTGATCCGGGCGCTTGAGGCGCTGCGTGATCTTGGGAATACCGTGCTGGTGGTCGAGCATGACGAAGACACCATGCGGCGGGCAGACTACATCCTGGATATTGGGCCGGGCGCGGGCAAGAACGGCGGCGTGATCATGGCGGATGGTACGCCGGCGGAGATCATGGCGAATCCGAACTCGGTGACCGGGCAGTATCTGGCGGGGAAGATCGAGATTGTGGCGCGGGCGAATCCGCGTGCTCTGAGCGGCAACTGGCTGACGGTTGAGAATGCGGTCTCGCACAACCTGCAGGATGTGACGGCGCATTTTCCTCTTGGCGTGATGACGGTGATCACGGGGGTGAGTGGATCGGGTAAGTCGACCCTGGTCAACGACATCCTTTACCGGGCGCTCGCGAAGGAGTTGTATGGCTCGCGCGAAGAGCCTGGCAAGCATGGCCGGGTGATTGGGATCGATCAGCTCGATAAGGTGATCCAGATCGACCAGTCGCCGATTGGGCGCACACCGCGCTCGAATCCGGCTACGTACACCGGTGTGTTCACGGCGATTCGCGATCTGTTTGCGATGCTACCGGAGTCTCGTGAGCGTGGATACAAACCGGGGCGGTTCTCGTTCAACGTGCAGGGCGGACGATGCGAGGCGTGCCAGGGCGAGGGGCAGAGGCGCATCGAGATGAACTTTCTGCCCGATGTGTATGTGCTTTGCGAAGTATGTAACGGACGTCGTTACAATCAGGAAACCCTGTCGGTGAAGTTCAAGGGGCTGTCGATCGCGGATATTCTCGATCTGCCGATTGAGGATGCGGTGCCGATTCTCAAAGACATTCCAGCGGTCAATGTAAAGCTGCAGACGCTTGTCGATGTGGGGCTTGGGTACATTCACCTGGGTCAGTCGGCGACGACGCTTTCAGGCGGTGAGGCGCAGCGGATGAAGCTGGCCCGGGAGCTCTCGAAGAGGCAGACGGGGAGGACGCTCTATCTGCTGGATGAACCTACGACGGGATTGCACTTCGACGATGTGCGGAAGCTGCTGGAGGTGCTGCACCGGCTGACGGATCTTGGGAACTCGGTGATGATCATCGAGCATAATCTGGACATCATCCGGAATGCGGATTACATCCTGGATATGGGTCCGGAGGGCGGCGAGGGCGGCGGCACTGTGGTGGCGCATGGGACGCCGGAGCAGATCGCGACCGTGGCGGCAAGCTATACGGGGCAATTTTTGAAGCAGCACTTTGAGAGCCGGCCGGGTGCGGTTGCAGTGGTGATGGGCAAAGGCAACGCGGGGCCGCAGCCGAGCACGATTCTGGCGGCGGCGGACAGGGACAAAAGCCTGAAGCCGAAGTTTGTGGCACCGGAGAAGAAGACGGGGCGTCCAACGACGACGTCTGGCGGGAACTCGGTGGCGAAGCCGGAAAAGGTGACGAAGGTTTCGGCTAAGGTTTCATCCGCGTCTAAGAAGACAGCAGTAAAATCGGTGGCGAAGAAAGCAGTGAAAAAGGCCAGGGCCTAA
- a CDS encoding beta-L-arabinofuranosidase domain-containing protein: MNRRHFLTQTAAVPFSLKILAAHAIIVIPPTPLADRYRLTRDRILHGTAPAYTPDFLLEDITATPGRRFTNFSGDVSGRWIGALATSAVTYNETFPTLAPVVARVIAQQHADGFFGKAFHYDHPDDNDLALLWGNGRLLIGLLEYFTLTGDPATLASARRLGDFLVKLGPKYNSNTMAEEFGASHFASSYICWTQQNEGLAALYAVTREEKYRDLCLAIAQRIERRPADHVHGYLCSLRGVMLLYKETRDPSLLAMVEREWSSVTESPDLLLTGGVPEAWTPKRARTEGCAECDWLRLNLQLAQATGNPKYIASAETTLFNEFAMNQFATGDFGHGELDSDGVTNYLRVRAWWCCTLHGMRAFADVTNNAFRATEDEITYLLPVDATHTTATVTLRATSALATNGTITIFATRAKGQTLTIRRPEWATQMQLIRNGNPVSGTKIRNLKSGDSITIAYAISHRSAPWRTTGTAFWYGPWLLGAASEVNPGYSNELHRHNMLETKLNPTRIPNGPFRVPTAAAKASYLPAEFPEQPQTVELRAVAEQTAMPSTPWQLVFKT, encoded by the coding sequence TTGAATCGACGCCACTTCCTGACCCAGACCGCGGCTGTCCCCTTTTCCCTTAAAATCCTCGCCGCGCACGCGATCATCGTTATCCCTCCCACACCGCTGGCAGACCGATACCGCCTGACCCGCGACCGAATCCTCCACGGGACCGCCCCCGCCTACACGCCGGACTTCCTCCTCGAAGACATCACCGCCACTCCCGGCCGCCGCTTCACCAACTTCTCCGGAGACGTCTCCGGCCGCTGGATCGGCGCGCTCGCCACCTCCGCCGTAACCTACAACGAAACCTTCCCTACCCTCGCTCCGGTCGTAGCCCGCGTCATCGCCCAGCAGCACGCCGACGGCTTCTTCGGCAAGGCCTTCCACTACGATCACCCTGACGACAATGATCTTGCCCTCCTTTGGGGCAACGGTCGCCTCCTCATTGGCCTCCTGGAGTACTTCACCCTGACGGGTGACCCCGCAACCCTCGCCTCCGCACGCCGTCTGGGCGATTTCCTCGTTAAGCTAGGCCCCAAATACAACTCCAACACCATGGCCGAAGAGTTCGGAGCCTCCCACTTCGCCTCCAGCTACATCTGCTGGACCCAGCAAAACGAAGGCCTCGCAGCCCTCTACGCCGTCACCAGGGAAGAGAAATACCGTGACCTCTGCCTCGCCATCGCTCAACGCATCGAGCGCCGCCCCGCCGACCACGTCCACGGCTACCTCTGCAGCCTCCGCGGCGTCATGCTGCTCTACAAAGAGACACGCGACCCATCCCTGCTCGCCATGGTGGAGCGCGAATGGAGCTCCGTGACGGAGTCCCCCGACCTCCTCCTCACCGGCGGCGTCCCCGAGGCCTGGACGCCCAAGCGCGCCCGCACCGAGGGCTGCGCCGAGTGCGATTGGCTCCGCCTCAACCTCCAACTCGCCCAGGCCACCGGCAACCCAAAATACATTGCCTCTGCCGAGACCACCCTCTTCAACGAGTTCGCGATGAATCAGTTCGCCACCGGAGACTTCGGCCACGGCGAGCTCGACTCCGACGGCGTCACCAACTACCTCCGTGTACGCGCCTGGTGGTGCTGCACCCTGCACGGCATGCGCGCCTTCGCCGACGTCACCAACAACGCCTTCCGCGCCACCGAAGACGAAATCACCTATCTCCTCCCAGTAGACGCCACCCACACCACCGCCACCGTCACCCTTCGCGCCACGAGCGCCCTCGCCACGAACGGCACCATCACCATCTTCGCTACAAGAGCTAAGGGCCAGACCCTAACCATCCGCCGTCCCGAATGGGCCACCCAGATGCAGCTCATCCGCAACGGCAACCCCGTCTCCGGCACCAAAATCCGGAACCTGAAATCCGGCGACTCCATCACCATCGCCTACGCGATTTCCCACCGCTCCGCTCCCTGGCGCACCACCGGCACTGCCTTCTGGTACGGCCCCTGGCTCCTTGGAGCCGCCTCCGAGGTCAATCCCGGCTACTCCAACGAACTCCACCGCCACAACATGCTGGAGACCAAACTGAACCCCACCCGCATCCCAAACGGCCCCTTCCGCGTCCCCACTGCCGCCGCCAAGGCAAGCTATCTTCCCGCTGAGTTCCCCGAACAGCCCCAGACAGTCGAACTCCGAGCGGTCGCCGAGCAAACCGCCATGCCCTCCACACCCTGGCAGCTCGTCTTCAAAACCTAA
- a CDS encoding nitroreductase family protein — protein sequence MENSLKTLSEAIHERRATPSFDGAPLPEDDLVKILEAGLHAPSGYNLQPWRFIVVQEPAHKKRLRTACYNQAKVEEASAVIVACGDSDGWRKDLDDMLQQGRAGGMPESYASQAKSSVPSYMSGFSTNEMKGWLNKHVMIAFTTMMWMAETMGYDTAPMEGFEQEKVHEVLRLPLSYHVVAILAVGTLKGQDKFDGGRFDMRRTVFSEEFGRPLR from the coding sequence ATGGAAAACAGTTTGAAGACGTTGTCCGAGGCAATTCACGAACGGCGCGCAACGCCCAGCTTCGATGGCGCACCCCTTCCCGAAGACGATCTCGTCAAGATTCTCGAAGCAGGCCTCCATGCCCCTTCCGGATATAACCTGCAACCCTGGCGCTTTATCGTCGTGCAGGAACCCGCTCACAAAAAGCGTCTCCGTACCGCCTGCTACAACCAGGCGAAGGTCGAAGAAGCATCGGCGGTCATCGTAGCCTGCGGAGACTCCGACGGCTGGCGTAAAGATCTCGACGACATGCTTCAGCAGGGGCGAGCCGGAGGTATGCCCGAGAGCTACGCCTCGCAGGCCAAAAGCTCCGTTCCGAGCTACATGTCCGGCTTCTCCACCAATGAAATGAAGGGCTGGCTCAACAAGCACGTCATGATCGCCTTCACCACCATGATGTGGATGGCCGAGACCATGGGCTACGACACAGCCCCCATGGAAGGCTTCGAGCAGGAGAAGGTTCACGAGGTTCTCCGGCTCCCGTTGAGCTATCATGTTGTGGCCATATTGGCCGTCGGCACTCTCAAGGGACAGGACAAGTTCGACGGAGGCCGCTTCGATATGCGCCGCACCGTCTTCTCCGAGGAATTCGGCCGCCCTTTGCGCTAA
- a CDS encoding alpha/beta fold hydrolase, with protein MKTFLKIVGIAVLLAILASGVTFYLHPLAVNDSILRYKLWHAGVQSHYVEANGYELHYLEALPPSGSPEHTVVLIHGLGSRGEDWAPLIPGLAAAGFHIYAPDLLGYGRSPRPDVPYTMDLEEKTVVSFLDALHLAKPDVGGWSMGGWVALKLAVEHPDRVHRLMLYDSAGLYFPPTFDTDLFAPTNRAGLARLMSAISPHPRLMPGFVQDDALRKLQRNSWIVNRSMAAMVSGKELMDFRLHLIQQPTLIVWGSHDDLIPLSAGERMHKGIDRSTLVVMEGCGHLAPAECWKPVEETTLDFLKADPPLAPGQKTIPNADQHN; from the coding sequence TTGAAGACTTTTCTTAAAATCGTAGGAATCGCCGTCCTTCTGGCCATCCTCGCCAGCGGAGTGACGTTTTACCTCCATCCCCTCGCCGTCAACGACTCCATCCTCCGCTACAAGCTCTGGCACGCCGGCGTCCAGAGCCACTACGTCGAAGCGAACGGCTACGAACTCCACTACCTCGAAGCCCTACCGCCCTCCGGCTCTCCTGAACACACCGTCGTCCTCATCCACGGCCTGGGCTCCCGCGGCGAGGATTGGGCTCCCCTCATCCCCGGACTCGCCGCCGCCGGCTTCCACATCTACGCCCCCGACCTCCTCGGCTACGGCCGCTCCCCACGCCCCGACGTCCCGTACACCATGGACCTCGAAGAGAAGACCGTCGTCTCCTTCCTTGACGCGCTCCACCTCGCCAAGCCCGACGTCGGAGGCTGGTCCATGGGGGGCTGGGTCGCCCTCAAGCTCGCCGTCGAACATCCCGACCGCGTGCACCGTCTCATGCTCTACGACTCCGCCGGACTCTACTTCCCGCCCACCTTCGATACCGACCTCTTCGCACCCACTAACCGGGCCGGCCTCGCCCGCCTTATGTCCGCGATCTCGCCCCACCCGCGCCTCATGCCCGGCTTCGTCCAGGACGACGCCCTCCGCAAGCTCCAGCGCAACAGCTGGATCGTCAATCGTTCCATGGCTGCCATGGTCAGCGGCAAAGAACTCATGGACTTCCGCCTCCATCTCATCCAGCAGCCCACCCTTATCGTCTGGGGCAGTCATGACGACCTCATTCCCCTGAGCGCCGGCGAACGCATGCACAAAGGCATCGACCGATCCACCCTGGTCGTCATGGAAGGCTGCGGACACCTGGCCCCCGCCGAGTGCTGGAAGCCCGTCGAAGAGACCACCCTGGACTTCCTCAAAGCCGACCCGCCACTCGCTCCAGGCCAGAAAACCATTCCCAACGCCGACCAGCACAACTAG
- a CDS encoding UbiX family flavin prenyltransferase, whose product MLRMLAVDERVEHVDLVVSESALRVFAEEMGISGRTGLVEKVVGSACERIQVHAHNDIGANIASGSYPSDGMIVLPCSMGTLAGISAGLAANLIQRAADVALKERRPLILCVRETPFNRIHLRNMTVAAEAGATIFPAIPTLYNRPQDTGEMARSFVQRVLGFVGLKQAGAYEWGKNS is encoded by the coding sequence ATGCTGCGGATGCTCGCGGTGGATGAGCGGGTGGAGCATGTCGACCTGGTGGTGAGCGAGAGTGCGCTGCGGGTGTTCGCGGAAGAGATGGGAATCTCGGGGCGGACGGGGCTGGTGGAGAAGGTGGTCGGCTCCGCGTGCGAGAGGATCCAGGTGCATGCGCATAACGATATCGGCGCGAATATTGCGAGCGGGAGTTATCCGTCGGATGGGATGATTGTGCTGCCGTGCTCGATGGGGACGCTGGCGGGGATTAGCGCGGGGCTGGCCGCGAATTTGATTCAGCGGGCCGCGGATGTCGCACTCAAGGAGCGGCGGCCTTTGATTCTTTGTGTGCGGGAGACGCCCTTCAACAGGATTCATCTGCGCAATATGACCGTGGCGGCGGAGGCAGGCGCTACGATCTTTCCGGCGATTCCTACGCTGTATAACCGACCGCAGGATACGGGTGAGATGGCTCGGAGTTTTGTACAGCGGGTGCTGGGGTTTGTGGGGTTGAAGCAGGCTGGTGCTTACGAGTGGGGTAAGAATTCGTAG
- a CDS encoding YkgJ family cysteine cluster protein, translating into MDRLVQIADAALASSVERSGEHLVCRPGCSQCCVGVFPIAQQDAARLREGLTGLVDQEKAGRIRRRVLQSLARIDPWFPGDRKTGVLGEDYEAAILFEEFANDEPCPVLDMETGTCDLYEARPVLCRTFGPPMRTEEGNLATCELCYIHATTEEIAACELDPGFPEVEEASNEEFDAAHGVGGQTLIAYALRGV; encoded by the coding sequence ATGGATCGTCTGGTGCAGATTGCGGATGCTGCTTTGGCCTCGTCGGTGGAGAGGTCGGGGGAGCATCTTGTTTGCAGGCCGGGGTGTTCGCAGTGCTGCGTGGGGGTGTTTCCGATCGCGCAGCAGGATGCGGCGCGGCTGCGGGAGGGGTTGACGGGGCTTGTGGATCAGGAGAAGGCTGGGCGGATTCGGAGACGGGTGTTGCAGTCGCTGGCTCGAATCGATCCGTGGTTTCCGGGTGATCGGAAGACGGGAGTGCTGGGCGAGGACTATGAGGCGGCGATTCTGTTCGAGGAGTTTGCGAACGATGAGCCTTGTCCGGTGCTGGATATGGAGACTGGAACCTGCGACCTGTATGAGGCACGGCCTGTGCTTTGCCGGACGTTTGGGCCCCCGATGAGGACGGAGGAGGGGAACCTGGCCACATGCGAGCTTTGCTACATCCATGCGACGACGGAGGAGATTGCGGCGTGTGAGCTGGATCCTGGTTTTCCGGAGGTGGAGGAGGCTTCGAACGAAGAGTTTGACGCGGCACATGGGGTCGGTGGGCAGACTTTGATTGCGTATGCGTTGCGGGGCGTGTGA
- a CDS encoding DinB family protein, with amino-acid sequence MPTYTTPSDLATLDPVVLADKLHGVLALAKAALAGLESPGVPRAEGKWSAQQVVGHLCDSAMNNQQRIVRLQLAETLVMPGYEQEGWVRVQRYEARPWVSVVELFFALNEHLAHTVAGIDPRTLGHTWMLEGEALTLGFIVEDYIAHLEHHVRTI; translated from the coding sequence ATGCCTACCTACACGACTCCGAGCGATCTCGCGACGTTAGACCCTGTTGTCCTGGCTGACAAGCTGCATGGTGTTCTGGCTTTGGCGAAGGCTGCCTTGGCAGGATTGGAGTCGCCGGGAGTTCCCAGAGCGGAAGGGAAGTGGAGCGCACAGCAGGTGGTGGGGCACCTTTGCGATTCGGCGATGAACAACCAGCAGAGGATCGTTCGGTTGCAGTTGGCGGAGACACTGGTGATGCCGGGTTATGAGCAGGAGGGCTGGGTTCGTGTGCAGCGCTATGAGGCACGTCCGTGGGTTTCGGTGGTGGAGCTTTTTTTCGCTTTGAACGAGCATTTGGCGCACACGGTCGCTGGGATCGATCCTCGGACGTTGGGGCACACGTGGATGCTGGAGGGAGAGGCGCTTACGCTGGGGTTCATCGTGGAGGATTACATCGCGCATCTGGAGCATCATGTGAGGACGATTTAA
- a CDS encoding glycosyltransferase → MPASTELVVILPARNEEAALPTCLASILAQSEPGFELGVHWQLIVVDDASTDRTRALAESNPCVTVLEAPKLESNSGFHGKTNACWAGAQYAIANFQPKWLLFTDADTIHAANSLSRSMREAEKHDSAMLSYSPRQITTGFLQATVTPLIFSELASVYPPAKVSDPADRLAAANGQFILIDREAYTAIGGHRAIGPEILEDVALARNLKRSQRRLRFRYAPEMVAARMYRDTPSMIEGWSKNLVLLFPAPVALILWRILDLLLFFGLPAIALGLPFLATWQREVIAVLWVRTVFRFYSRVARAHAGFQGTVISILGVPLFIFLLARSLQLHRVAKQVTWKGRSYPAQ, encoded by the coding sequence ATGCCAGCCTCTACCGAACTCGTCGTCATCCTTCCTGCCCGCAACGAAGAGGCCGCTCTGCCGACCTGCCTCGCGTCCATTCTCGCGCAGTCCGAACCCGGTTTCGAGCTCGGCGTCCATTGGCAGCTCATCGTCGTCGACGACGCCTCCACCGACCGCACCCGAGCGCTCGCCGAGTCTAACCCGTGCGTCACCGTCCTCGAAGCCCCCAAACTCGAATCGAACAGCGGCTTCCACGGCAAGACCAACGCCTGCTGGGCCGGAGCCCAGTATGCCATCGCGAACTTTCAGCCGAAGTGGCTCCTCTTCACCGACGCCGACACCATCCACGCCGCCAACTCGCTCTCCCGCTCCATGCGCGAGGCCGAGAAGCACGACTCCGCGATGCTCTCCTACTCCCCCCGCCAGATCACCACCGGCTTCCTCCAGGCCACCGTCACCCCGCTCATCTTCTCGGAGCTCGCCAGCGTCTATCCCCCGGCTAAAGTCTCAGACCCCGCCGACCGCCTTGCCGCCGCCAACGGCCAGTTCATCCTCATCGATCGCGAGGCCTATACAGCCATCGGAGGCCACCGTGCCATCGGCCCCGAAATCCTCGAAGACGTAGCCCTCGCCCGCAACCTCAAACGCTCGCAGCGTCGCCTCCGCTTCCGTTACGCGCCGGAGATGGTCGCCGCGCGCATGTATCGCGATACACCCAGCATGATCGAGGGTTGGAGTAAGAATCTTGTCCTTCTCTTTCCCGCGCCGGTCGCTCTCATCCTATGGCGTATTCTCGACCTCCTTCTCTTCTTCGGCCTTCCCGCCATCGCTCTCGGTCTCCCGTTCCTGGCCACCTGGCAGCGAGAGGTCATCGCCGTCCTTTGGGTTCGCACCGTCTTCCGTTTCTACAGCCGCGTAGCTCGCGCTCACGCTGGCTTCCAGGGCACGGTGATCTCCATCCTCGGAGTTCCATTATTCATCTTCTTGCTGGCCCGCAGCCTGCAACTCCACCGGGTCGCCAAACAAGTCACCTGGAAGGGAAGAAGCTACCCAGCCCAGTAA
- a CDS encoding TlpA family protein disulfide reductase — MRRLILGLMAVMTIAGCERGDHPSNIGKPAPLFAVSDGTQTVDLSKLRGKVVVLNLWATWCTPCLQELPSLIKLHHDMPDIDIVAVSMDEDDTVYREFLTKRGVDFTTVRDASQKINALYGTAQIPETYVIDRQGVLRRKFVSAQNWTSPEIEKYLAHL, encoded by the coding sequence GTGCGGCGACTGATTCTGGGCTTGATGGCGGTGATGACGATTGCGGGATGCGAGCGGGGGGATCATCCTTCGAATATCGGAAAACCGGCACCGCTGTTTGCCGTCTCGGATGGCACTCAGACAGTGGATTTGAGCAAGCTGCGTGGGAAGGTCGTGGTGCTGAACCTTTGGGCGACGTGGTGCACGCCTTGCCTGCAGGAGCTGCCTAGCCTGATCAAGCTGCATCATGACATGCCCGATATCGATATTGTCGCCGTAAGCATGGACGAGGACGATACGGTGTACCGGGAGTTCCTGACGAAGCGTGGGGTGGACTTTACGACGGTGCGGGATGCGAGCCAGAAGATCAATGCGCTGTATGGGACGGCGCAGATTCCGGAGACGTATGTGATCGACCGGCAGGGGGTGCTGCGGAGGAAGTTTGTCTCGGCGCAGAACTGGACCAGCCCGGAGATTGAGAAGTACCTGGCACATCTGTAG